A stretch of Triticum aestivum cultivar Chinese Spring chromosome 1D, IWGSC CS RefSeq v2.1, whole genome shotgun sequence DNA encodes these proteins:
- the LOC123181551 gene encoding pentatricopeptide repeat-containing protein At3g02330, mitochondrial isoform X2, with the protein MSRAPPALAAPANSTFSHLLQLCARGGRTALDAGRAAHARMLVSGFVPTAFVSNCLLQMYARCADAACARRVFDAMPHRDTVSWNTLLTAYSHSGDITTAVSLFDAMPNQDVVSWNTLVSSYCQHGMYSESVALFLKMTRSGVASDRTTFAVLLKSCGALDDFALGVQIHALAVKAGLDIDVRTGSALVDMYGKCSSLDDALFFFYGMPERNWVSWGAALAGCVHNEQYTRGLELFMEMQRSGIGVSQPAYASVFRSCAAKSCLSTGRQLHAHAIKNNFNTDRIVGTAIVDVYAKANSLVDAKRAFFGLPSHTVQTCNAMMVGLVRAGLANEALELFQFMTRSGIGFDAVSLSGVFSACAEIKGYFKGLQVHCLAMKSGFEMDICVRNAILDLYGKCKALVEAYFIFQDMEERDSISWNAIIAALEQNGRYEDTVVHFNEMLRFGMEPDDFTYGSVLKVCAALQSLEFGLMVHDKVIKSGLGSDAFVASTVVDMYCKCGMMTDAQKLHDRIGKQELVSWNAIMSGFSLNKQSEDAQTMFSQMLDIGLKPDHFTYATVLDTCANLATIEIGKQIHGQIIKQEMLVDEYISSTLIDMYAKCGYMQDSLLMFEKAQKRDFVSWNAMICGYALHGQGAEALKMFDRMQREDVVPNHATFVAVLRACSHVGQLDDGCCYFHQMTTHYKLEPQLEHFACMVDILGRSKGPQEALNFIGTMPFEADAVIWKTLLSVCKIHRDVEVAELAAGNVLLLDPEDSSVYILLSNVYAESGKWADVSRTRRLMKQGRLKKEPGCSWIEVQNEMHGFLVGDNVHPRSRELYDMLHDLLDEMKLSGYDPDSASFAEVDEEGSASEQDDLLGMLRQ; encoded by the exons ATGTCACGGGCGCCTCCCGCGTTGGCGGCTCCGGCCAACTCCACGTTCTCCCACCTCTTGCAGCTCTGCGCCCGCGGCGGCCGCACTGCCCTCGACGCCGGGCGCGCCGCGCACGCGCGCATGCTCGTGTCCGGGTTCGTCCCGACAGCCTTCGTCTCGAACTGCCTCCTGCAGATGTACGCCCGCTGCGCAGACGCCGCCTGTGCACGCAGGGTGTTCGACGCGATGCCCCACAGGGACACCGTCTCGTGGAACACCTTGCTCACCGCGTACTCGCACTCCGGGGACATCACGACCGCGGTATCACTGTTTGATGCAATGCCGAATCAGGATGTCGTGTCATGGAACACGCTGGTCTCAAGCTATTGCCAGCATGGCATGTATAGCGAGTCGGTGGCCCTGTTTCTGAAGATGACTCGCTCTGGTGTTGCCTCCGACCGGACAACGTTTGCTGTCCTTCTAAAGTCGTGCGGTGCTCTGGACGACTTTGCACTCGGTGTGCAAATCCATGCATTGGCGGTGAAGGCAGGGTTAGATATTGATGTCCGGACTGGGAGTGCTCTCGTGGACATGTATGGCAAGTGCAGCAGTTTGGATGACGCATTGTTCTTCTTTTATGGAATGCCCGAGAGGAACTGGGTCTCATGGGGTGCAGCCCTTGCTGGGTGCGTTCACAATGAGCAGTACACACGTGGGTTGGAGCTGTTCATGGAGATGCAGAGGTCAGGGATAGGGGTGAGCCAGCCAGCTTATGCCAGTGTCTTTAGATCCTGCGCAGCGAAATCATGTCTGAGCACTGGTAGGCAGTTACATGCACATGCCATAAAGAATAACTTCAATACTGACCGTATTGTTGGGACAGCTATTGTGGATGTTTATGCTAAGGCTAATAGCTTGGTGGATGCTAAAAGGGCATTCTTTGGGTTGCCCAGCCATACAGTGCAAACGTGCAATGCCATGATGGTTGGGCTTGTGCGCGCAGGGCTTGCAAATGAGGCCTTGGAACTGTTTCAGTTCATGACCAGGTCAGGCATTGGTTTTGATGCAGTCAGTTTATCGGGCGTCTTCAGTGCTTGTGCAGAGATTAAGGGGTATTTCAAAGGGCTACAAGTCCACTGCTTAGCAATGAAATCAGGTTTTGAGATGGACATCTGTGTCAGAAATGCAATTCTTGATCTGTATGGGAAGTGCAAAGCATTGGTAGAAGCGTACTTTATCTTCCAGGATATGGAGGAACGAGATTCAATCTCTTGGAATGCTATTATTGCTGCTCTTGAGCAAAATGGGCGCTATGAGGACACTGTAGTTCATTTTAATGAGATGCTGCGCTTTGGTATGGAACCTGATGATTTCACATATGGTAGTGTCCTTAAGGTTTGTGCAGCTTTACAATCTTTGGAGTTTGGTTTGATGGTTCATGACAAGGTTATCAAGTCAGGACTTGGTTCAGATGCTTTTGTAGCTAGCACTGTTGTTGACATGTACTGCAAAtgtggtatgatgacagatgctcaGAAACTCCATGACAGAATCGGGAAGCAAGAACTTGTTTCATGGAATGCCATCATGTCAGGATTTTCACTGAACAAACAGAGTGAGGATGCCCAGACAATGTTCTCACAGATGTTAGATATTGGACTTAAGCCTGATCATTTCACCTATGCTACAGTTCTTGACACTTGTGCTAACCTAGCTACCATTGAGATCGGGAAACAGATCCATGGTCAGATAATTAAACAAGAAATGCTGGTAGATGAATATATATCCAGCACCCTTATAGACATGTATGCCAAGTGTGGGTATATGCAAGACTCACTGCTAATGTTTGAGAAGGCACAGAAACGGGATTTTGTGTCATGGAATGCTATGATATGCGGCTATGCGCTGCATGGTCAAGGAGCAGAAGCACTCAAGATGTTTGATAGGATGCAAAGGGAGGATGTGGTTCCAAACCATGCAACTTTCGTTGCTGTGCTCCGCGCTTGCAGCCATGTTGGTCAGCTGGATGATGGATGTTGTTACTTCCATCAGATGACCACCCACTACAAACTGGAACCACAACTGGAGCACTTTGCTTGCATGGTAGATATACTAGGACGGTCAAAGGGACCGCAGGAAGCTCTGAATTTTATTGGCACCATGCCTTTTGAAGCGGATGCAGTCATCTGGAAGACTCTCCTAAGCGTTTGCAAGATCCATCGGGATGTTGAGGTGGCTGAACTTGCTGCTGGCAATGTTCTACTACTGGATCCTGAGGATTCTTCAGTTTACATTCTTCTGTCAAATGTATATGCAGAATCAGGGAAATGGGCTGATGTTTCAAGAACAAGAAGGTTAATGAAGCAGGGAAGGCTTAAGAAGGAACCTGGCTGTAGCTGGATTgaggtgcaaaatgagatgcatGGATTCCTTGTAGGAGATAATGTCCATCCGCGATCGAGGGAGCTGTATGACATGCTGCATGATTTGCTTGATGAGATGAAACTGTCTGGATATGACCCTGATTCAGCTTCTTTTGCTGAGGTTGACGAAGAGGGCAGTGCATCCGAGCAAGATGATTTACTTGGAATG CTGAGACAGTGA
- the LOC123181551 gene encoding pentatricopeptide repeat-containing protein At3g02330, mitochondrial isoform X1 yields MSRAPPALAAPANSTFSHLLQLCARGGRTALDAGRAAHARMLVSGFVPTAFVSNCLLQMYARCADAACARRVFDAMPHRDTVSWNTLLTAYSHSGDITTAVSLFDAMPNQDVVSWNTLVSSYCQHGMYSESVALFLKMTRSGVASDRTTFAVLLKSCGALDDFALGVQIHALAVKAGLDIDVRTGSALVDMYGKCSSLDDALFFFYGMPERNWVSWGAALAGCVHNEQYTRGLELFMEMQRSGIGVSQPAYASVFRSCAAKSCLSTGRQLHAHAIKNNFNTDRIVGTAIVDVYAKANSLVDAKRAFFGLPSHTVQTCNAMMVGLVRAGLANEALELFQFMTRSGIGFDAVSLSGVFSACAEIKGYFKGLQVHCLAMKSGFEMDICVRNAILDLYGKCKALVEAYFIFQDMEERDSISWNAIIAALEQNGRYEDTVVHFNEMLRFGMEPDDFTYGSVLKVCAALQSLEFGLMVHDKVIKSGLGSDAFVASTVVDMYCKCGMMTDAQKLHDRIGKQELVSWNAIMSGFSLNKQSEDAQTMFSQMLDIGLKPDHFTYATVLDTCANLATIEIGKQIHGQIIKQEMLVDEYISSTLIDMYAKCGYMQDSLLMFEKAQKRDFVSWNAMICGYALHGQGAEALKMFDRMQREDVVPNHATFVAVLRACSHVGQLDDGCCYFHQMTTHYKLEPQLEHFACMVDILGRSKGPQEALNFIGTMPFEADAVIWKTLLSVCKIHRDVEVAELAAGNVLLLDPEDSSVYILLSNVYAESGKWADVSRTRRLMKQGRLKKEPGCSWIEVQNEMHGFLVGDNVHPRSRELYDMLHDLLDEMKLSGYDPDSASFAEVDEEGSASEQDDLLGMVGG; encoded by the coding sequence ATGTCACGGGCGCCTCCCGCGTTGGCGGCTCCGGCCAACTCCACGTTCTCCCACCTCTTGCAGCTCTGCGCCCGCGGCGGCCGCACTGCCCTCGACGCCGGGCGCGCCGCGCACGCGCGCATGCTCGTGTCCGGGTTCGTCCCGACAGCCTTCGTCTCGAACTGCCTCCTGCAGATGTACGCCCGCTGCGCAGACGCCGCCTGTGCACGCAGGGTGTTCGACGCGATGCCCCACAGGGACACCGTCTCGTGGAACACCTTGCTCACCGCGTACTCGCACTCCGGGGACATCACGACCGCGGTATCACTGTTTGATGCAATGCCGAATCAGGATGTCGTGTCATGGAACACGCTGGTCTCAAGCTATTGCCAGCATGGCATGTATAGCGAGTCGGTGGCCCTGTTTCTGAAGATGACTCGCTCTGGTGTTGCCTCCGACCGGACAACGTTTGCTGTCCTTCTAAAGTCGTGCGGTGCTCTGGACGACTTTGCACTCGGTGTGCAAATCCATGCATTGGCGGTGAAGGCAGGGTTAGATATTGATGTCCGGACTGGGAGTGCTCTCGTGGACATGTATGGCAAGTGCAGCAGTTTGGATGACGCATTGTTCTTCTTTTATGGAATGCCCGAGAGGAACTGGGTCTCATGGGGTGCAGCCCTTGCTGGGTGCGTTCACAATGAGCAGTACACACGTGGGTTGGAGCTGTTCATGGAGATGCAGAGGTCAGGGATAGGGGTGAGCCAGCCAGCTTATGCCAGTGTCTTTAGATCCTGCGCAGCGAAATCATGTCTGAGCACTGGTAGGCAGTTACATGCACATGCCATAAAGAATAACTTCAATACTGACCGTATTGTTGGGACAGCTATTGTGGATGTTTATGCTAAGGCTAATAGCTTGGTGGATGCTAAAAGGGCATTCTTTGGGTTGCCCAGCCATACAGTGCAAACGTGCAATGCCATGATGGTTGGGCTTGTGCGCGCAGGGCTTGCAAATGAGGCCTTGGAACTGTTTCAGTTCATGACCAGGTCAGGCATTGGTTTTGATGCAGTCAGTTTATCGGGCGTCTTCAGTGCTTGTGCAGAGATTAAGGGGTATTTCAAAGGGCTACAAGTCCACTGCTTAGCAATGAAATCAGGTTTTGAGATGGACATCTGTGTCAGAAATGCAATTCTTGATCTGTATGGGAAGTGCAAAGCATTGGTAGAAGCGTACTTTATCTTCCAGGATATGGAGGAACGAGATTCAATCTCTTGGAATGCTATTATTGCTGCTCTTGAGCAAAATGGGCGCTATGAGGACACTGTAGTTCATTTTAATGAGATGCTGCGCTTTGGTATGGAACCTGATGATTTCACATATGGTAGTGTCCTTAAGGTTTGTGCAGCTTTACAATCTTTGGAGTTTGGTTTGATGGTTCATGACAAGGTTATCAAGTCAGGACTTGGTTCAGATGCTTTTGTAGCTAGCACTGTTGTTGACATGTACTGCAAAtgtggtatgatgacagatgctcaGAAACTCCATGACAGAATCGGGAAGCAAGAACTTGTTTCATGGAATGCCATCATGTCAGGATTTTCACTGAACAAACAGAGTGAGGATGCCCAGACAATGTTCTCACAGATGTTAGATATTGGACTTAAGCCTGATCATTTCACCTATGCTACAGTTCTTGACACTTGTGCTAACCTAGCTACCATTGAGATCGGGAAACAGATCCATGGTCAGATAATTAAACAAGAAATGCTGGTAGATGAATATATATCCAGCACCCTTATAGACATGTATGCCAAGTGTGGGTATATGCAAGACTCACTGCTAATGTTTGAGAAGGCACAGAAACGGGATTTTGTGTCATGGAATGCTATGATATGCGGCTATGCGCTGCATGGTCAAGGAGCAGAAGCACTCAAGATGTTTGATAGGATGCAAAGGGAGGATGTGGTTCCAAACCATGCAACTTTCGTTGCTGTGCTCCGCGCTTGCAGCCATGTTGGTCAGCTGGATGATGGATGTTGTTACTTCCATCAGATGACCACCCACTACAAACTGGAACCACAACTGGAGCACTTTGCTTGCATGGTAGATATACTAGGACGGTCAAAGGGACCGCAGGAAGCTCTGAATTTTATTGGCACCATGCCTTTTGAAGCGGATGCAGTCATCTGGAAGACTCTCCTAAGCGTTTGCAAGATCCATCGGGATGTTGAGGTGGCTGAACTTGCTGCTGGCAATGTTCTACTACTGGATCCTGAGGATTCTTCAGTTTACATTCTTCTGTCAAATGTATATGCAGAATCAGGGAAATGGGCTGATGTTTCAAGAACAAGAAGGTTAATGAAGCAGGGAAGGCTTAAGAAGGAACCTGGCTGTAGCTGGATTgaggtgcaaaatgagatgcatGGATTCCTTGTAGGAGATAATGTCCATCCGCGATCGAGGGAGCTGTATGACATGCTGCATGATTTGCTTGATGAGATGAAACTGTCTGGATATGACCCTGATTCAGCTTCTTTTGCTGAGGTTGACGAAGAGGGCAGTGCATCCGAGCAAGATGATTTACTTGGAATGGTTGGTGGCTAG